A genomic window from Triplophysa dalaica isolate WHDGS20190420 chromosome 24, ASM1584641v1, whole genome shotgun sequence includes:
- the ccdc34 gene encoding coiled-coil domain-containing protein 34 isoform X1: MMSGFASSSSKSLTSTPLKSKPSALQRSRSVESTGDSTSSLLSPIYHDSFELSEDEPDHDHVQPASNNITVTSREDVAPGEASSQTIFFRDESGTTDRSSEAQFTLGAWEQWLVDKARDDRARKQQKALEDLALKEKQEQEKKHQMKKKVASDGKIQEWLQMKREEEKNKSISKEFQKSKEQLQEEKRRAGIEIKAREKYKEWLRQKKQEEMERKLKEKEEAARREMEEQERKKQADESFKEWLEAIKTKGKASRLCSAGNYNNVNYPSPSFVNPIPWKPIHIPQHDTTPQKSLRCKKTSGPPKSQSTPCLTYRPKDTLSFACKRR; encoded by the exons ATGATGTCAGGTTTTGCGTCTTCTTCCTCCAAAAGTTTAACTTCCACTCCGCTCAAATCCAAACCCAGCGCCCTGCAGCGCAGCAGAAGTGTAGAATCCACAGGCGACTCCACCTCCTCTCTGCTGTCGCCCATCTATCATGACAGCTTTGAGCTATCAGAAGATGAACCGGACCACGATCATGTTCAGCCCGCTAGTAACAACATCACCGTCACGTCACGTGAAGATGTTGCACCTGGAGAGGCATCCAG tcaaacaatttttttcagGGATGAATCTGGTACGACGGACAGGTCTTCCGAGGCACAGTTCACGCTGGGTGCCTGGGAGCAGTGGCTCGTGGATAAAGCCCGGGACGATCGCGCCAGAAAGCAACAGAAAGCTCTGGAG gATCTCGCACTGAAGGAAAAGCAGGAACAAGAGAAAAAACATCAGATGAAGAAGAAAGTCGCCAGCGACGGTAAAATTCAAGAATGGCTGCAAATGAAACGAGAGGAG GAAAAGAACAAAAGCATTTCCAAGGAGTTCCAGAAAAGCAAAGAACAGCTTCAAGAGGAGAAAAGACGTGCAGGCATTGAAATCAAAGCCAGGGAGAAATACAAAGAGTGGCTGAGACAAAAGAAACAGGAGGAAATGGAGAGGAAGCTGAAAGAGAAG GAGGAAGCTGCCCGGAGAGAAATGGAAGAGCAGGAGCGTAAAAAACAGGCGGATGAGAGCTTTAAAGAATGGCTGGAGGCGATAAAAACGAAAGGAAAAGCGAGTCGACTTTGCTCGGCCG GCAACTATAACAACGTGAATTATCCATCGCCGAGCTTCGTAAACCCCATTCCGTGGAAGCCCATTCACATACCACAACATGACACAACGCCTCAGAAGAGTTTGAGATGTAAGAAAACATCTGGACCGCCAAAAAGCCAGTCGACCCCCTGTCTCACCTACAGACCTAAAGACACTCTCAGTTTTGCTTGCAAAAGACGGTGA
- the LOC130414320 gene encoding calcium-independent phospholipase A2-gamma-like isoform X1, translating into MLHVWRRPGRASVTLSPLWNPFCHLHVKRQLGCRLSWRHVRGRGSWSCGVGPLRFRVVCHPNISNFSTSTCRGSIDLRYHMSRLRSALDSVSKVVSGTQVEIRSRIGRLKPSSDREAEAKEAGQETPSEKEQERFYTSDRPQGLPETPPSAPPSTTTGTFEQNEFRLTDTCQSTNNITATSQAATSRDKNTAPVTAQQTTPLFHPGSLSAQLGETYSYVSHHINSYFVSLNKTEKIKDIASSTRGDSRNGHKSSSLVPVKEVEPSVASSAVSVNKGLGNYFNYSSTSVQAFVGNYITPLVPRFRSDGKVQADKPSHPENDTKLKKTSSKEQRDADERARRLLLQREKIIARVSVDNRTRALVQALHRASDVRLYISRVEELSLHLLEFPETRSVAIKEKVIPRLLRLRLESDASLKAAVREALALSGYIEPVKNRGIRILSIDGGGTRGLLALQALHRFEELSGRPIYQLFDYICGVSTGAILGFMLGVFQIPLKECEDLYRKLSSDVFRQNVIVGTVKMGWSHAFYDSEIWEKVLKEKMGSDILIETSRNPDCPKVAAVSTVVNRGPPIKAYVFRNYTLPPGVRSHYRGGCHHKMWEAIRASSAAPGYFQEFALGNDLHQDGGLLINNPTALAIHECQCLWPGVPLECVVSLGTGRFETSGRNSVAYTSLKTKLSNVISSATNTEEVHTMLDALLPPHTYFRFNPYMSEEVPLDESRDEKLQQMQTEGLRYLERNQEKVRRVVHKLTRDKSSVQTLTEWLRLKAYMYKGLYKV; encoded by the exons ATGCTGCATGTATGGCGCAGACCCGGACGTGCGTCTGTCACCCTCTCCCCGCTTTGGAACCCGTTCTGTCATCTACACGTCAAAAGACAGTTGGGCTGCAGACTCTCCTGGAGACACGTGCGAGGCCGGGGGTCCTGGTCGTGTGGTGTCGGCCCACTCAGGTTTCGAGTCGTGTGCCACCCCAACATCTCCAACTTTAGTACGTCGACGTGCCGTGGGTCGATAGACCTGAGATATCACATGTCTCGCCTGCGTAGCGCGCTGGACTCAGTCTCTAAAGTGGTGAGTGGAACGCAAGTGGAGATTCGATCCCGAATCGGACGACTCAAACCGAGCAGCGATCGAGAGGCTGAAGCGAAGGAGGCAGGTCAAGAAACACCTTCAGAGAAAGAGCAGGAGAGATTCTACACCTCTGATCGACCTCAGGGTTTACCCGAGACTCCGCCCTCTGCCCCGCCTTCCACCACAACTGGGACCTTCGAACAGAATGAGTTTAGATTGACAGACACTTGTCAAAGTACCAATAACATTACTGCTACCTCCCAGGCTGCCACATCACGGGACAAAAACACAGCCCCGGTCACGGCCCAGCAGACCACACCCCTTTTCCATCCTGGGTCCCTCAGCGCACAACTGGGCGAGACTTACAGCTATGTGTCTCATCATATTAACTCTTATTTTGTCAGCttgaataaaacagaaaagattaaAGACATCGCCTCATCCACGCGGGGGGATTCGAGAAATGGACATAAAAGTTCTTCTCTTGTGCCTGTGAAAGAAGTCGAACCTTCAGTCGCAAGTTCTGCTGTCTCTGTCAATAAAGGACTCGGGAATTACTTCAACTACTCGTCAACGAGCGTCCAAGCGTTTGTAGGAAACTACATCACCCCGCTGGTTCCCAGGTTCAGAAGTGATGGGAAAGTGCAGGCAGACAAACCTTCTCATCCTGAGAACGACACTAAACTGAAGAAAACGTCGAGTAAAGAACAGAGAGATGCAGATGAAAGAGCCAGACGTCTGCTGCTCCAGAGAGAGAAG ATCATTGCTCGGGTGAGTGTGGATAACCGGACCCGTGCTCTGGTTCAGGCTCTTCACCGCGCGTCAGACGTGCGTCTCTACATCAGCAGGGTGGAGGAACTCAGTCTTCATCTACTGGAATTTCCAGAAACACGATCTGTGGCTATCAAG gaaAAGGTTATTCCACGTCTGCTCCGCTTGCGTCTAGAGAGCGACGCGTCTCTGAAGGCGGCTGTGAGGGAGGCTTTGGCTCTGAGTGGCTACATCGAGCCGGTGAAGAACAGAGGCATCCGGATCCTGTCGATCGATGGAGGAGGAACCAG GGGTCTGCTGGCTCTTCAGGCTCTTCACAGGTTCGAGGAGCTATCGGGACGACCCATCTACCAGCTGTTCGACTACATCTGCGGTGTCAGTACAG GTGCTATTTTGGGCTTCATGCTGGGGGTCTTTCAAATCCCGCTGAAGGAGTGCGAGGATCTCTACAGGAAGCTGAGCTCTGACGTATTCAGGCAGAACGTGATTGTAGGAACGGTGAAGATGGGATGGAGTCACGCCTTTTACGACAGCGAGATCTGGGAGAAAGTCCTCAA GGAGAAAATGGGCTCGGATATTCTCATCGAAACATCACGTAACCCCGACTGCCCAAAG GTGGCAGCAGTGAGCACAGTAGTTAACAGGGGCCCTCCAATAAAGGCCTATGTGTTCAGAAACTACACCCTGCCGCCCGGTGTACGCTCGCATTACCGTGGAGGCTGTCACCACAAGATGTGGGAGGCCATCCGCGCCTCGTCCGCAGCCCCCGGATACTTTCAAGAGTTTGCGCTTGGAAACGACCTACATCAG GACGGAGGTTTGCTGATCAATAATCCGACGGCTCTGGCCATCCACGAGTGTCAGTGTCTGTGGCCAGGCGTTCCGCTCGAGTGTGTCGTGTCTTTGGGGACCGGACGCTTCGAGACCTCCGGTAGGAATAGCGTCGCCTACACCAGTCTGAAGACCAAACTTTCCAACGTCATAAGCAGCGCCACAAACACTGAAG aagTTCACACCATGCTGGACGCTCTTCTCCCTCCACACACGTACTTTCGTTTCAACCCGTACATGAGCGAGGAGGTTCCTCTGGACGAGAGCAGAGACGAGAAACTCCAGCAGATGCAGACTGAGGGGCTTCGGTACCTCGAGCGAAACCAGGAGAAAGTCAGACGAGTCGTGCACAAGCTCACGCGAGACAAGAGTTCCGTCCAGACGCTGACGGAGTGGCTTCGACTCAAAGCGTACATGTACAAGGGTTTGTACAAAGTGTAG
- the LOC130414320 gene encoding calcium-independent phospholipase A2-gamma-like isoform X4, protein MLHVWRRPGRASVTLSPLWNPFCHLHVKRQLGCRLSWRHVRGRGSWSCGVGPLRFRVVCHPNISNFSTSTCRGSIDLRYHMSRLRSALDSVSKVVSGTQVEIRSRIGRLKPSSDREAEAKEAGQETPSEKEQERFYTSDRPQGLPETPPSAPPSTTTGTFEQNEFRLTDTCQSTNNITATSQAATSRDKNTAPVTAQQTTPLFHPGSLSAQLGETYSYVSHHINSYFVSLNKTEKIKDIASSTRGDSRNGHKSSSLVPVKEVEPSVASSAVSVNKGLGNYFNYSSTSVQAFVGNYITPLVPRFRSDGKVQADKPSHPENDTKLKKTSSKEQRDADERARRLLLQREKIIARVSVDNRTRALVQALHRASDVRLYISRVEELSLHLLEFPETRSVAIKEKVIPRLLRLRLESDASLKAAVREALALSGYIEPVKNRGIRILSIDGGGTRGLLALQALHRFEELSGRPIYQLFDYICGVSTGAILGFMLGVFQIPLKECEDLYRKLSSDVFRQNVIVGTVKMGWSHAFYDSEIWEKVLKEKMGSDILIETSRNPDCPKVAAVSTVVNRGPPIKAYVFRNYTLPPGVRSHYRGGCHHKMWEAIRASSAAPGYFQEFALGNDLHQEQHCSGENGALICDVL, encoded by the exons ATGCTGCATGTATGGCGCAGACCCGGACGTGCGTCTGTCACCCTCTCCCCGCTTTGGAACCCGTTCTGTCATCTACACGTCAAAAGACAGTTGGGCTGCAGACTCTCCTGGAGACACGTGCGAGGCCGGGGGTCCTGGTCGTGTGGTGTCGGCCCACTCAGGTTTCGAGTCGTGTGCCACCCCAACATCTCCAACTTTAGTACGTCGACGTGCCGTGGGTCGATAGACCTGAGATATCACATGTCTCGCCTGCGTAGCGCGCTGGACTCAGTCTCTAAAGTGGTGAGTGGAACGCAAGTGGAGATTCGATCCCGAATCGGACGACTCAAACCGAGCAGCGATCGAGAGGCTGAAGCGAAGGAGGCAGGTCAAGAAACACCTTCAGAGAAAGAGCAGGAGAGATTCTACACCTCTGATCGACCTCAGGGTTTACCCGAGACTCCGCCCTCTGCCCCGCCTTCCACCACAACTGGGACCTTCGAACAGAATGAGTTTAGATTGACAGACACTTGTCAAAGTACCAATAACATTACTGCTACCTCCCAGGCTGCCACATCACGGGACAAAAACACAGCCCCGGTCACGGCCCAGCAGACCACACCCCTTTTCCATCCTGGGTCCCTCAGCGCACAACTGGGCGAGACTTACAGCTATGTGTCTCATCATATTAACTCTTATTTTGTCAGCttgaataaaacagaaaagattaaAGACATCGCCTCATCCACGCGGGGGGATTCGAGAAATGGACATAAAAGTTCTTCTCTTGTGCCTGTGAAAGAAGTCGAACCTTCAGTCGCAAGTTCTGCTGTCTCTGTCAATAAAGGACTCGGGAATTACTTCAACTACTCGTCAACGAGCGTCCAAGCGTTTGTAGGAAACTACATCACCCCGCTGGTTCCCAGGTTCAGAAGTGATGGGAAAGTGCAGGCAGACAAACCTTCTCATCCTGAGAACGACACTAAACTGAAGAAAACGTCGAGTAAAGAACAGAGAGATGCAGATGAAAGAGCCAGACGTCTGCTGCTCCAGAGAGAGAAG ATCATTGCTCGGGTGAGTGTGGATAACCGGACCCGTGCTCTGGTTCAGGCTCTTCACCGCGCGTCAGACGTGCGTCTCTACATCAGCAGGGTGGAGGAACTCAGTCTTCATCTACTGGAATTTCCAGAAACACGATCTGTGGCTATCAAG gaaAAGGTTATTCCACGTCTGCTCCGCTTGCGTCTAGAGAGCGACGCGTCTCTGAAGGCGGCTGTGAGGGAGGCTTTGGCTCTGAGTGGCTACATCGAGCCGGTGAAGAACAGAGGCATCCGGATCCTGTCGATCGATGGAGGAGGAACCAG GGGTCTGCTGGCTCTTCAGGCTCTTCACAGGTTCGAGGAGCTATCGGGACGACCCATCTACCAGCTGTTCGACTACATCTGCGGTGTCAGTACAG GTGCTATTTTGGGCTTCATGCTGGGGGTCTTTCAAATCCCGCTGAAGGAGTGCGAGGATCTCTACAGGAAGCTGAGCTCTGACGTATTCAGGCAGAACGTGATTGTAGGAACGGTGAAGATGGGATGGAGTCACGCCTTTTACGACAGCGAGATCTGGGAGAAAGTCCTCAA GGAGAAAATGGGCTCGGATATTCTCATCGAAACATCACGTAACCCCGACTGCCCAAAG GTGGCAGCAGTGAGCACAGTAGTTAACAGGGGCCCTCCAATAAAGGCCTATGTGTTCAGAAACTACACCCTGCCGCCCGGTGTACGCTCGCATTACCGTGGAGGCTGTCACCACAAGATGTGGGAGGCCATCCGCGCCTCGTCCGCAGCCCCCGGATACTTTCAAGAGTTTGCGCTTGGAAACGACCTACATCAG GAGCAACACTGCAGTGGAGAAAATGGAGCATTAATCTGTGATGTCTTGTGA
- the ccdc34 gene encoding coiled-coil domain-containing protein 34 isoform X2 codes for MMSGFASSSSKSLTSTPLKSKPSALQRSRSVESTGDSTSSLLSPIYHDSFELSEDEPDHDHVQPASNNITVTSREDVAPGEASRDESGTTDRSSEAQFTLGAWEQWLVDKARDDRARKQQKALEDLALKEKQEQEKKHQMKKKVASDGKIQEWLQMKREEEKNKSISKEFQKSKEQLQEEKRRAGIEIKAREKYKEWLRQKKQEEMERKLKEKEEAARREMEEQERKKQADESFKEWLEAIKTKGKASRLCSAGNYNNVNYPSPSFVNPIPWKPIHIPQHDTTPQKSLRCKKTSGPPKSQSTPCLTYRPKDTLSFACKRR; via the exons ATGATGTCAGGTTTTGCGTCTTCTTCCTCCAAAAGTTTAACTTCCACTCCGCTCAAATCCAAACCCAGCGCCCTGCAGCGCAGCAGAAGTGTAGAATCCACAGGCGACTCCACCTCCTCTCTGCTGTCGCCCATCTATCATGACAGCTTTGAGCTATCAGAAGATGAACCGGACCACGATCATGTTCAGCCCGCTAGTAACAACATCACCGTCACGTCACGTGAAGATGTTGCACCTGGAGAGGCATCCAG GGATGAATCTGGTACGACGGACAGGTCTTCCGAGGCACAGTTCACGCTGGGTGCCTGGGAGCAGTGGCTCGTGGATAAAGCCCGGGACGATCGCGCCAGAAAGCAACAGAAAGCTCTGGAG gATCTCGCACTGAAGGAAAAGCAGGAACAAGAGAAAAAACATCAGATGAAGAAGAAAGTCGCCAGCGACGGTAAAATTCAAGAATGGCTGCAAATGAAACGAGAGGAG GAAAAGAACAAAAGCATTTCCAAGGAGTTCCAGAAAAGCAAAGAACAGCTTCAAGAGGAGAAAAGACGTGCAGGCATTGAAATCAAAGCCAGGGAGAAATACAAAGAGTGGCTGAGACAAAAGAAACAGGAGGAAATGGAGAGGAAGCTGAAAGAGAAG GAGGAAGCTGCCCGGAGAGAAATGGAAGAGCAGGAGCGTAAAAAACAGGCGGATGAGAGCTTTAAAGAATGGCTGGAGGCGATAAAAACGAAAGGAAAAGCGAGTCGACTTTGCTCGGCCG GCAACTATAACAACGTGAATTATCCATCGCCGAGCTTCGTAAACCCCATTCCGTGGAAGCCCATTCACATACCACAACATGACACAACGCCTCAGAAGAGTTTGAGATGTAAGAAAACATCTGGACCGCCAAAAAGCCAGTCGACCCCCTGTCTCACCTACAGACCTAAAGACACTCTCAGTTTTGCTTGCAAAAGACGGTGA
- the LOC130414320 gene encoding calcium-independent phospholipase A2-gamma-like isoform X3 produces the protein MLHVWRRPGRASVTLSPLWNPFCHLHVKRQLGCRLSWRHVRGRGSWSCGVGPLRFRVVCHPNISNFSTSTCRGSIDLRYHMSRLRSALDSVSKVVSGTQVEIRSRIGRLKPSSDREAEAKEAGQETPSEKEQERFYTSDRPQGLPETPPSAPPSTTTGTFEQNEFRLTDTCQSTNNITATSQAATSRDKNTAPVTAQQTTPLFHPGSLSAQLGETYSYVSHHINSYFVSLNKTEKIKDIASSTRGDSRNGHKSSSLVPVKEVEPSVASSAVSVNKGLGNYFNYSSTSVQAFVGNYITPLVPRFRSDGKVQADKPSHPENDTKLKKTSSKEQRDADERARRLLLQREKIIARVSVDNRTRALVQALHRASDVRLYISRVEELSLHLLEFPETRSVAIKEKVIPRLLRLRLESDASLKAAVREALALSGYIEPVKNRGIRILSIDGGGTRGLLALQALHRFEELSGRPIYQLFDYICGVSTGAILGFMLGVFQIPLKECEDLYRKLSSDVFRQNVIVGTVKMGWSHAFYDSEIWEKVLKEKMGSDILIETSRNPDCPKVAAVSTVVNRGPPIKAYVFRNYTLPPGVRSHYRGGCHHKMWEAIRASSAAPGYFQEFALGNDLHQCFLQTEEISLQPLTCGVLDA, from the exons ATGCTGCATGTATGGCGCAGACCCGGACGTGCGTCTGTCACCCTCTCCCCGCTTTGGAACCCGTTCTGTCATCTACACGTCAAAAGACAGTTGGGCTGCAGACTCTCCTGGAGACACGTGCGAGGCCGGGGGTCCTGGTCGTGTGGTGTCGGCCCACTCAGGTTTCGAGTCGTGTGCCACCCCAACATCTCCAACTTTAGTACGTCGACGTGCCGTGGGTCGATAGACCTGAGATATCACATGTCTCGCCTGCGTAGCGCGCTGGACTCAGTCTCTAAAGTGGTGAGTGGAACGCAAGTGGAGATTCGATCCCGAATCGGACGACTCAAACCGAGCAGCGATCGAGAGGCTGAAGCGAAGGAGGCAGGTCAAGAAACACCTTCAGAGAAAGAGCAGGAGAGATTCTACACCTCTGATCGACCTCAGGGTTTACCCGAGACTCCGCCCTCTGCCCCGCCTTCCACCACAACTGGGACCTTCGAACAGAATGAGTTTAGATTGACAGACACTTGTCAAAGTACCAATAACATTACTGCTACCTCCCAGGCTGCCACATCACGGGACAAAAACACAGCCCCGGTCACGGCCCAGCAGACCACACCCCTTTTCCATCCTGGGTCCCTCAGCGCACAACTGGGCGAGACTTACAGCTATGTGTCTCATCATATTAACTCTTATTTTGTCAGCttgaataaaacagaaaagattaaAGACATCGCCTCATCCACGCGGGGGGATTCGAGAAATGGACATAAAAGTTCTTCTCTTGTGCCTGTGAAAGAAGTCGAACCTTCAGTCGCAAGTTCTGCTGTCTCTGTCAATAAAGGACTCGGGAATTACTTCAACTACTCGTCAACGAGCGTCCAAGCGTTTGTAGGAAACTACATCACCCCGCTGGTTCCCAGGTTCAGAAGTGATGGGAAAGTGCAGGCAGACAAACCTTCTCATCCTGAGAACGACACTAAACTGAAGAAAACGTCGAGTAAAGAACAGAGAGATGCAGATGAAAGAGCCAGACGTCTGCTGCTCCAGAGAGAGAAG ATCATTGCTCGGGTGAGTGTGGATAACCGGACCCGTGCTCTGGTTCAGGCTCTTCACCGCGCGTCAGACGTGCGTCTCTACATCAGCAGGGTGGAGGAACTCAGTCTTCATCTACTGGAATTTCCAGAAACACGATCTGTGGCTATCAAG gaaAAGGTTATTCCACGTCTGCTCCGCTTGCGTCTAGAGAGCGACGCGTCTCTGAAGGCGGCTGTGAGGGAGGCTTTGGCTCTGAGTGGCTACATCGAGCCGGTGAAGAACAGAGGCATCCGGATCCTGTCGATCGATGGAGGAGGAACCAG GGGTCTGCTGGCTCTTCAGGCTCTTCACAGGTTCGAGGAGCTATCGGGACGACCCATCTACCAGCTGTTCGACTACATCTGCGGTGTCAGTACAG GTGCTATTTTGGGCTTCATGCTGGGGGTCTTTCAAATCCCGCTGAAGGAGTGCGAGGATCTCTACAGGAAGCTGAGCTCTGACGTATTCAGGCAGAACGTGATTGTAGGAACGGTGAAGATGGGATGGAGTCACGCCTTTTACGACAGCGAGATCTGGGAGAAAGTCCTCAA GGAGAAAATGGGCTCGGATATTCTCATCGAAACATCACGTAACCCCGACTGCCCAAAG GTGGCAGCAGTGAGCACAGTAGTTAACAGGGGCCCTCCAATAAAGGCCTATGTGTTCAGAAACTACACCCTGCCGCCCGGTGTACGCTCGCATTACCGTGGAGGCTGTCACCACAAGATGTGGGAGGCCATCCGCGCCTCGTCCGCAGCCCCCGGATACTTTCAAGAGTTTGCGCTTGGAAACGACCTACATCAG TGTTTTCTGCAGACAGAGGAAATTTCTCTTCAACCTTTGACCTGCGGTGTTCTGGATGCCTGA
- the LOC130414320 gene encoding calcium-independent phospholipase A2-gamma-like isoform X2 gives MLHVWRRPGRASVTLSPLWNPFCHLHVKRQLGCRLSWRHVRGRGSWSCGVGPLRFRVVCHPNISNFSTSTCRGSIDLRYHMSRLRSALDSVSKVVSGTQVEIRSRIGRLKPSSDREAEAKEAGQETPSEKEQERFYTSDRPQGLPETPPSAPPSTTTGTFEQNEFRLTDTCQSTNNITATSQAATSRDKNTAPVTAQQTTPLFHPGSLSAQLGETYSYVSHHINSYFVSLNKTEKIKDIASSTRGDSRNGHKSSSLVPVKEVEPSVASSAVSVNKGLGNYFNYSSTSVQAFVGNYITPLVPRFRSDGKVQADKPSHPENDTKLKKTSSKEQRDADERARRLLLQREKIIARVSVDNRTRALVQALHRASDVRLYISRVEELSLHLLEFPETRSVAIKEKVIPRLLRLRLESDASLKAAVREALALSGYIEPVKNRGIRILSIDGGGTRGLLALQALHRFEELSGRPIYQLFDYICGVSTGAILGFMLGVFQIPLKECEDLYRKLSSDVFRQNVIVGTVKMGWSHAFYDSEIWEKVLKEKMGSDILIETSRNPDCPKVAAVSTVVNRGPPIKAYVFRNYTLPPGVRSHYRGGCHHKMWEAIRASSAAPGYFQEFALGNDLHQLSLYRSPAQMGLLSSGLIVTT, from the exons ATGCTGCATGTATGGCGCAGACCCGGACGTGCGTCTGTCACCCTCTCCCCGCTTTGGAACCCGTTCTGTCATCTACACGTCAAAAGACAGTTGGGCTGCAGACTCTCCTGGAGACACGTGCGAGGCCGGGGGTCCTGGTCGTGTGGTGTCGGCCCACTCAGGTTTCGAGTCGTGTGCCACCCCAACATCTCCAACTTTAGTACGTCGACGTGCCGTGGGTCGATAGACCTGAGATATCACATGTCTCGCCTGCGTAGCGCGCTGGACTCAGTCTCTAAAGTGGTGAGTGGAACGCAAGTGGAGATTCGATCCCGAATCGGACGACTCAAACCGAGCAGCGATCGAGAGGCTGAAGCGAAGGAGGCAGGTCAAGAAACACCTTCAGAGAAAGAGCAGGAGAGATTCTACACCTCTGATCGACCTCAGGGTTTACCCGAGACTCCGCCCTCTGCCCCGCCTTCCACCACAACTGGGACCTTCGAACAGAATGAGTTTAGATTGACAGACACTTGTCAAAGTACCAATAACATTACTGCTACCTCCCAGGCTGCCACATCACGGGACAAAAACACAGCCCCGGTCACGGCCCAGCAGACCACACCCCTTTTCCATCCTGGGTCCCTCAGCGCACAACTGGGCGAGACTTACAGCTATGTGTCTCATCATATTAACTCTTATTTTGTCAGCttgaataaaacagaaaagattaaAGACATCGCCTCATCCACGCGGGGGGATTCGAGAAATGGACATAAAAGTTCTTCTCTTGTGCCTGTGAAAGAAGTCGAACCTTCAGTCGCAAGTTCTGCTGTCTCTGTCAATAAAGGACTCGGGAATTACTTCAACTACTCGTCAACGAGCGTCCAAGCGTTTGTAGGAAACTACATCACCCCGCTGGTTCCCAGGTTCAGAAGTGATGGGAAAGTGCAGGCAGACAAACCTTCTCATCCTGAGAACGACACTAAACTGAAGAAAACGTCGAGTAAAGAACAGAGAGATGCAGATGAAAGAGCCAGACGTCTGCTGCTCCAGAGAGAGAAG ATCATTGCTCGGGTGAGTGTGGATAACCGGACCCGTGCTCTGGTTCAGGCTCTTCACCGCGCGTCAGACGTGCGTCTCTACATCAGCAGGGTGGAGGAACTCAGTCTTCATCTACTGGAATTTCCAGAAACACGATCTGTGGCTATCAAG gaaAAGGTTATTCCACGTCTGCTCCGCTTGCGTCTAGAGAGCGACGCGTCTCTGAAGGCGGCTGTGAGGGAGGCTTTGGCTCTGAGTGGCTACATCGAGCCGGTGAAGAACAGAGGCATCCGGATCCTGTCGATCGATGGAGGAGGAACCAG GGGTCTGCTGGCTCTTCAGGCTCTTCACAGGTTCGAGGAGCTATCGGGACGACCCATCTACCAGCTGTTCGACTACATCTGCGGTGTCAGTACAG GTGCTATTTTGGGCTTCATGCTGGGGGTCTTTCAAATCCCGCTGAAGGAGTGCGAGGATCTCTACAGGAAGCTGAGCTCTGACGTATTCAGGCAGAACGTGATTGTAGGAACGGTGAAGATGGGATGGAGTCACGCCTTTTACGACAGCGAGATCTGGGAGAAAGTCCTCAA GGAGAAAATGGGCTCGGATATTCTCATCGAAACATCACGTAACCCCGACTGCCCAAAG GTGGCAGCAGTGAGCACAGTAGTTAACAGGGGCCCTCCAATAAAGGCCTATGTGTTCAGAAACTACACCCTGCCGCCCGGTGTACGCTCGCATTACCGTGGAGGCTGTCACCACAAGATGTGGGAGGCCATCCGCGCCTCGTCCGCAGCCCCCGGATACTTTCAAGAGTTTGCGCTTGGAAACGACCTACATCAG CTCTCGCTCTATCGCTCGCCCGCCCAGATGGGGCTCCTCTCTTCGGGCTTAATCGTCACAACTTGA